The Sphingomonas naphthae nucleotide sequence AAGGAAGCCGCGCACTTCGGCGCGCAGGCCGCCGACTGGTGGAACCCCAAGGGCAGCTCGGCGATGCTCCACCGGCTGAACCCGGTGCGACTCGGCTATGTCCGCCGCCAGATCGACGCGCATTGGGATGCCGATCCGCGCGACCGCACGCCGCTCCGGGGCAAGAGCGCGATCGACGTGGGCTGCGGCGCGGGCCTGCTCGCCGAACCGCTCGCCCGGCTGGGCGCGGCGGTCACCGGGCTTGACGCGGCCGCCGAGAGCATCGCCGTCGCGCGCGACCATGCCGCCGCGCAGGGTCTGTCGATCGACTATCGCGCGGCCGGTGTGGAGACGCTGGCGGGCGAGCGTTTCGACCTCGTATGCTCGATGGAGGTGATCGAGCATGTCACCGATCCCGCCGCCTTCGTCACCGGCCTCGCGGGCGCGCTGGCGCCGGGCGGCCTGATGATCCTCTCCACCCCCAACCGCACGCCTCTGTCGCGCTTCGCCGTCATCACCTTGGCCGAAGGGCTCGGCCGCGTACCCAAGGGCACGCACGACTGGGACAAATTCCTCACCCCCGAC carries:
- the ubiG gene encoding bifunctional 2-polyprenyl-6-hydroxyphenol methylase/3-demethylubiquinol 3-O-methyltransferase UbiG — encoded protein: MTNATVTIDPKEAAHFGAQAADWWNPKGSSAMLHRLNPVRLGYVRRQIDAHWDADPRDRTPLRGKSAIDVGCGAGLLAEPLARLGAAVTGLDAAAESIAVARDHAAAQGLSIDYRAAGVETLAGERFDLVCSMEVIEHVTDPAAFVTGLAGALAPGGLMILSTPNRTPLSRFAVITLAEGLGRVPKGTHDWDKFLTPDELTGLLEAAGLKVIDVTGMAFDPLKGFTLSDNRALDYFVTAVAT